The nucleotide sequence attcattttagagttttgtaCACTCTAGACAATTGCATAGTTTGATGCAAGGAGGTTGTTCATAAAAGAATAATAGTTGTATGTGTTCCTCTTTCCTCCCCTAACCACTCACTTATAATCGAATCCTTGTTGAATCATGGATCCGAGTGTAATCCCCAGTGCTACCCTAAGCACTTGTTTGACACGAGGGTTTTCAAGCCCACAAGGGGCTAGAGATTATTAGGATTTGGTGAAAATAATAATTATTTTGAAATCCCCACTAATCTCCTTCTACATCCCACCCCTGCCCCATCTACCATATTTGGTTGTTTGGTACCTAGGGATAAATTTGGTTCACTTTCATTTTAACATGAACTACACGCTACCCTAATAAAAATCCAATCTTTTGCGACAACATGAACCTGCCATAAAGTACATCAACTACTGTTGGAAGCAATAAAAACATAATCTTTTAAGATCAATGGTATATCAACCAAGATAATCAAAATGCCATACAACACAAGCATGCATCAGAATGCAACAACATCCCACAGGGCAAAACACAAGCATACATCTGGATGCAACACCACCACCCAGGCAACAACCTAAACATGCCAAAAGCTGCCAGTTGCAATCTACTTAATTACTAATCGAGTTCTAGAGTCTTAAAAACAATCACAAAAATGACACCATGAACCATTGGCCTAAGCTGAACGACACTATAAGCCATGGTCACCAAAAACAAAAGGGCTTCAGTTTCACGATGATGCCGACACGTAGGCATCACTTTGTCAGTTCCATCACATTCCTGAAAGCAACAAGAAAACGAGGTGCTACCAGTTACATTTCACCAAAACTGAAAACAACAATTTTTCAGTAAACCCAAATTACTTCATTGCATCATAAGGTCATAGTAGCTGCATGATATTTGGTTCAGTGGAGAGAAAGGACAAGTTGCAGCTGTCAGAACGCATAGCTATCCAGATCACTCTAGTCTTCAGTTACACATCATATTCTTGACGCAAATATACAGCTCTGGAATTCAAACTGAAATGTTTACATCTCTAACAGCACGGACATACAAATTGTAATTTTGCTAATTCAATCTTTCGGAATGAATCAATGTAGGTAATCTGCATTTTCATACGAACATGGAAAAAGGATGTTCAAACAAGTTTGGTGGTTGTGAGGTTTCATGCATGCAGTTCCAGTTCCAGACGACGACGCTGGATTGGTGCATTGAATTTCGATGCACAATGTGCGGGTGCTGATCATATCCTTGCAAAAGCATAGTGAAACGTTGGATTTGAgcattggtccacacacatcaaGATCTGGCTTTTTATTTTCAGAATTCTACCGTGCGGTGACATTTAGTTTCAATGTTCTATTGTTGTGTTCATTTGAATactttgaatcaaagaggccctaaattTGTGCCGATTCCCAACATTAACATgatcaaatatttattacaaaaaacatgatcaaatgccAGATCCGAATAACTTCGGTTCTCCACAATGGAGAAATATGTCATGCAAGTAGTACAAACATACGCCAAAACTCGCAGACACTGACTACAGCTACAAATATTTGCAACACTGACTGACTACTACCAGCCTGCCCGGCGGCCATTGCCCATTGCTACTCTGCTTCTGTCATGGCGCCTCCTCTGTTTTCTGGATGCAATTGGTGCCGGTTCATCTGAATCCTCTTCAGTTCATTCTGGCATCCAAGTGCATTTGCGCGCGAATTAAAACCATGTGAACTTCGCTTCTTACTTGTGCAGGCCGAGGGACATCGTCGTGACGAGGAGGCATGTCAGCGACGTTGTCACGGCCGTCGTGCACTTGCTGCCGGGCATCATTGCCGTGGCGGCGCTGATGCTGCCGCCGTAGTCCGGGGGCGACATGGACCCGTAGATAGGAGGGGAGTTGTAGTAGCCGCCTGGACCGGGAGGAGAGTTGTAGGAGCCGCCGGGAGGGGATCCGTACGTCGGGTTCACCGGGGTCACCGGAGACGTCGTGTTCAGGACGGAAGCACCGGTGCTGCATGCATGTCAGCCGTTGCATCGATCAGCCAAAGAAAATGGAAGAAGTTCTCGGTCTGTGTGTGAGAATTGATGGTTACCAACCTGGTGGATGGGTACTTGCAGGAGGTGGTGCTGGGGTCGGTGCTGGTGAGGATGGCGGCGCCGGCGAAGTCGCAGCTGGTCTGCACGGGGTTCTTCTGGTAGTAGGAGTTGAAGGCGTAGGAGGCGTGGTCGCGCACGGTGTCCGGGTCGGCGCAGCTCCCGCCGGGCTGGATCGGCGAGCAGTCCGCGCCCTGCCCGCACGCGTAGTCGAGCGCCACCTGCAGCGCCCCCGCGCCCGCGCTCGGGCTCGCCACGCACCAGCTCCCCGCGCCGGCCGCGGCCGTCGGGTGCGCCAGCGTCGGCGCGGCGGTCGCCTCCGGCATCGGCGTCGGGTTCGCCAGCGGGACCGTCGCGAGCGGCGTGGTCACGTCCAGCTCCGGCATGTCGCGCGCGCGCTCCAGCCTCACCACAGAGCGCGGCCGCGACGCGTCGCCGAGCGCTCTCTGCTCGACCCCTCTCGCTGCAGCTCGAACCGAATTGAAATCAGCACGAGTTCGATCTTGCCTTGATTTTTGTTACATCATTAATAAGCAAGCAAAAGCACGGTTTTGTTTGGGAGTTGGACTGAATTTTGTCCATGAAAAGCATCCGTTTGTCTGTTGCTATGACACGAGGCTCTCGTGGTTCGTTCGTCAGCTCCAACTACTGGCACTCTCTTCGTCAGCTCTAACAACCAAACAGAGCAGAGCAAAAACCTTGACAGACGAAGATTGAGACTTGAGAGAGTAGTCGAGTTGGGAAGCTCACCGTGGCAGTAGTAGAGAGGAAGCAGGACAAGAAGAGAAGCCAAGCAATGATGAACTGGCCCATGACCCATGATGGTACGAGCTTGCACAGCTACACCACTTGGAGAGGAAAATAAACTTGGCAAATTTGGAGTGAGCTAGCTTAGCTGCTCTGCTGCGGCCTCACTAGCTCAAGTACAGTTCAGTGAGTGCAACCATCTGCATCCATCGGGCTATTATTTTGTCCACGGGCGAGGAGGGGTCGGGGAATAGGAGAAAACTTTAGCTGGGAGGCCAGCGATGGAGCTTTGCAATGCAGAGGTAAGGGAGACGAGACAACGAGCAATAGATTAAGCCAAAGGTGGCGGCAAAAGTTGGGGTGAAAGATGCAAAGAAACCCGAGGAATTCCTCCTTCATGATGGCTTATAATTAGCCCTGCCCATGATGAGATTTTGAGGCAGGGAAATGGTTTGTTTTTCGCTTTGTGCAGTTGGTTAGGCGCACCCTTCTTATTCGTCTGCTAAAGTATTTCCTTTCCCTTTGTGACAAAGAGGATACCCACAGTTAGACGCACTGcctggcttggttggggcctcaagtcttagatgttaggcttggctgcgaggtctgtttgacAATAGGCCCGGACTATCAgtatcccttcatcaactggataggagtagcgatagatgttgcctagccggtggcttcagacttactgcTATATTTCTTTATAATGttttttgtgaataattaataaagtggatgCATGGATCGCTTAGATGCCGGGGTCTTCCTCCTTAAAAAGAAAAGACGCACCGCCGGGAGAATATGTACCGTCGATGATTGATCGACATACGTGTTGTGTTCTGATCTTGGTATAATCCTCTGTTCCTTGCATTTCACGCAGTGGTTCTTTAACTGGTCCGAATGTCCGATCATCATCGGGTACTCGAGTTGGTGGAAAAGTTGAGAATCTCGTCTTCTTTTTACTGTACCCACTGAACTAGTTGATCActgggaaagaagaacggcggtgtgGTATAAACGGAAGCTCGACCAACGTGATGCctcgtccatccatccatctatctaatcCCCAAACCTTTGCATCTGCTTTTGGGAGACCTTTCTTTTCATCTTCTTGGGCAGCTGCACGGATCATAGAAAAAACCCCGGAGATTTGCTTTTTGTCCCCCTGATTTGCTCGGTCGATGTTGTCTCCATTACAGGTCCACGGCTAGGCGCCGCCTACTGGAAGAACGTGCGTGCCATTCCGGTTTCTACTGGACGAACATCACTCCACTCCATGCCGGTATTTAGTTGAACACGTGTAACCGTGTGTCTGCAGTAATACTAGTCGTTGTAAGTGCCGCTCCCCGCTGCCTACGCACTTTCAGAGTTTCAGTTTAGGTTCATGGCTCGGCGGTGATGAAAAACTTTGGAGAAATCAGGGCTGCAGATTGGAGTGCTGGATCTTGTATTTAACCTCGCACTGAAATTTCCTTCCTGTACAAAATTTTGCaatgattttttttacaaaaaaagaGTGTAGTAGTGAGGCCTACTTTCAGCAAAGAATAAAACTGGCCCTGAAATTTTCTTTCTTGTGTAAAGTTTTATATAAAAAGTTTATTGTTCGGGCTCAAAAA is from Triticum aestivum cultivar Chinese Spring chromosome 1B, IWGSC CS RefSeq v2.1, whole genome shotgun sequence and encodes:
- the LOC123100116 gene encoding PLASMODESMATA CALLOSE-BINDING PROTEIN 2, producing MGHGPVHHCLASLLVLLPLYYCHARGVEQRALGDASRPRSVVRLERARDMPELDVTTPLATVPLANPTPMPEATAAPTLAHPTAAAGAGSWCVASPSAGAGALQVALDYACGQGADCSPIQPGGSCADPDTVRDHASYAFNSYYQKNPVQTSCDFAGAAILTSTDPSTTSCKYPSTSTGASVLNTTSPVTPVNPTYGSPPGGSYNSPPGPGGYYNSPPIYGSMSPPDYGGSISAATAMMPGSKCTTAVTTSLTCLLVTTMSLGLHK